The following is a genomic window from Spirochaetota bacterium.
CGAATATCTACGGGAAAAGTCCTGTCTCCGTTGGGAGACGCCGTTAGCTCGATGTAGTCGATGGTGACGTTGTTTTGGAGATCGAGGATGATGTACTCGGGAATGTTTTCGTCGCTTTTCCTGCTGCACCAGTGGCCGCTGTCGCGGAGGATGTTAAAGACGGAAAATGATTCATGCTGCTCGCTCGATACGGCGTGTATCTTGCAGTCGTGATCTTTCTTATGGCTGATGTTGATGTATTCCATTATGGCACCTGGGTAAAGTGTCGTGCAGGGCGCGATGCCTGTACGCGCGGAATCCGGCTGGGCCCATACCGGGCCGGGGTGGACGGATTCCGTCTTTTGTGCATTGATTATTATGGACCTTCACAACCTGTCAAATATTTTATTCTTTAAAAGGGAGCGTCCCCCAAAGGGAATACGCCGTGCCGCGCCATCAATCAGGATCGTTATAGCCACACCCTTCATAGGGAGAGAGGGGCTCGTCCCTGACCAGGTGCTTTACGTCATCATAGTAGGGAAAATCCCTGCACATGCGCGGGCGGAAAGGATGGATGGAGCAGGTCGGGGTCCCGGCCTCGTCGGTCGTGTAGTGCTTGCAATAATAATGATAGGGAAGGTCCTCTTCCGGTTTTTCAAACTTGAACACGAGCATGGGGAAAATAAGAAATATTTCCGAAAAGTTCGGGTCTATTTTGGGCGATTTTTTCCAGTATTCGTAGGCCGTCCGGAGCATGTCCGGCGACTCGGCGAGGCGCACGTCCTGGCAGCAGTATCCCCTTCGTTTGCAATGACCCATGGTTAATACCTTAATATTATCACTATAACGCGGGCCGGGGCCGTCCCGCTCGTCCGCCTCGTATAAGCAGAGCCAAATGCGACGTCCTGTCGCGGCTCTGCACTCGGACCTCCTGTCCAGCGCACCATGTTGACTTGGCGGAATCGGCGACATCCTTGTCGCCTGCTCGCTGGGACGGCTCCCGGCCTATTGAATTGAAAAATTTCTATATATCGCCATGCTGCCTGAGGCGGCGGAGCAATATATAAAGAACATATCTGTAAATGCTTGACAAATTATGCAATTAAATAATTCAAATACATCAATATTTATCGGGTTTGGCCCATGGTTTTTATGAAACGGGCCCATCCCCGGATAGTTGCAAAGTTGGTGTTTTTTTTGTATATTAGTGCCAATCACTTCATCCGGCAAGCTGGTTTAGCCGGATAAATAGAGAATGTTCAGCCATCATCGGAGATCCGGATTGAAATCAATAATGGGAGATAAACGATATATGGACGGTTTTTCCGCAGAAGAAATATTCACAAAGGAAAACGGCTTCGCCTACAATGACTTCATCATTTTGCCCGGCTATATAGATTTCGCGCCGGACGACGTCATCCTCGAATCCAACCTTACCAGGAACGTCCGCATTAAAAATCCCCTGGTGTCCAGTCCCATGGATACAGTTACGGATTCGAGAATGGCCATCGGCCTTGCCCTCCTCGGCGGCATCGGGATCATACATTATAACAATACCATCGAGGAACAGGCGTCGGAAGTCAGGAAGGTCAAGCGCTTCGAGAACGGCTTTATCAACAATCCCATCATCCTCGCTCCCGGCAACACCATAGCCGATATAGACGCCATCAAGGCGAAATACGGGTTCTCCGGCATCCCTATTACCGAAGACGGGAAGCTCAATTCCCTGCTACTGGGGATCGTGTCGAACCGCGATATCGATTTCGAATCCGACCGCTCCAAGAAGCTCATTGATGTCATGACGACAGACCTGGTCACCGCCAAGAAGGGGATATCCCTGAGCGAGGCGAACCAGATTTTAAAGAATTCGAAGAAAGGAAAGCTCCCTATAGTCGATGACAAGGGGCGCCTCGTCGCCCTCATGTCGCGGAAAGACCTCGTGAAGAACCGCGAGTATCCACTCGCGTCAAAGGACCCGCGCAAGCAGCTCATGGTCGGCGCCGCCATATCGACGAGGGACGAATCCCGGGAACGCCTGGCGGCCCTCGTGGAAGCGGGCGTTAACGTCGTGGTGGTGGACGCCGCCCAGGGAAACTCGATATACGAGACCGATATGATCAAGTACATCAAGAAGAAATACCCGGATATCGAGGTCATCGGCGGAAATGTGGTCACCATGGAGCAGAGCGAGAACATCATCAAGGCGGGGGCGGACGCGCTCCGCATCGGCATGGGCCCCGGCTCCATCTGCACGACCCAGACGACCATGGCCGTGGGCCGCGCCCAGGCGACGGCCGTGTACCGGACCGCCAAGATGGCCCGGGAATATTCGGTGCCCGTCATAGCGGACGGCGGCATTTCCACCATCGGCCACATCGCCAAGGCCCTTGCCCTGGGGGCGTCATCGGTCATGATGGGCTCCATGTTCGCCGGCACCAACGAGGCGCCGGGCGAGTACTTTTACGAGAACGGCGTGCGCCTCAAGAAGTACCGCGGCATGGCTTCCCAGGAGGCGCTGGAGGCGGGCGGCGCCAAGCGTTATTTCGCCGAGGACACCAAGATCAAGGTGGTCCAGGGCGTGTCCGGCACGGTCCTCGATAAGGGCTCCATCTTCGAATTCGTGCCGTACCTCCTTCAGGGCCTGAAACACTCATTCCAGGACATGGGGACCAGGGACATGACGGTGCTCCATGAGC
Proteins encoded in this region:
- the guaB gene encoding IMP dehydrogenase, encoding MGDKRYMDGFSAEEIFTKENGFAYNDFIILPGYIDFAPDDVILESNLTRNVRIKNPLVSSPMDTVTDSRMAIGLALLGGIGIIHYNNTIEEQASEVRKVKRFENGFINNPIILAPGNTIADIDAIKAKYGFSGIPITEDGKLNSLLLGIVSNRDIDFESDRSKKLIDVMTTDLVTAKKGISLSEANQILKNSKKGKLPIVDDKGRLVALMSRKDLVKNREYPLASKDPRKQLMVGAAISTRDESRERLAALVEAGVNVVVVDAAQGNSIYETDMIKYIKKKYPDIEVIGGNVVTMEQSENIIKAGADALRIGMGPGSICTTQTTMAVGRAQATAVYRTAKMAREYSVPVIADGGISTIGHIAKALALGASSVMMGSMFAGTNEAPGEYFYENGVRLKKYRGMASQEALEAGGAKRYFAEDTKIKVVQGVSGTVLDKGSIFEFVPYLLQGLKHSFQDMGTRDMTVLHERLRAGTLRFELRSPSAQLEGGVHDMYSYKEPKYM
- a CDS encoding YkgJ family cysteine cluster protein, which gives rise to MGHCKRRGYCCQDVRLAESPDMLRTAYEYWKKSPKIDPNFSEIFLIFPMLVFKFEKPEEDLPYHYYCKHYTTDEAGTPTCSIHPFRPRMCRDFPYYDDVKHLVRDEPLSPYEGCGYNDPD